From the genome of Phytohabitans rumicis, one region includes:
- a CDS encoding acyl-CoA dehydrogenase family protein, whose protein sequence is MPEFSLDLNEEQRDLRDWVHGFAKDVVRPAAGEWDAREETPWPLIQEAAKIGLYGFEFLANCWADPTGISLPIASEELFWGDAGIGLALFGTSLAVASIYGSGTPEQMVEWVPRCFGTVDEPAVAAFCSTEPEAGSDVGSMRTRAAYDEATGEWVLSGQKAFATNGGIAAVHVVTATVDPDLGSRGQAAFVVPPGTKGLSSPGKLKKLGLRASHTADVFLDDVRVPGRCLLGGRDALLERLDRARSGQRAAGQAAMRTFELSRPTVGAQAIGVARAAYEYALEYARGRVQFGRPIIENQAVAFALADMKTEIDAARLLVWRAAWMGRNNRAFEAGEGSMSKLKAGEVAVAVTEKAVQILGGAGFLREHPVERWYRDAKIYTIFEGTSEIQRLVISRAISGMQIR, encoded by the coding sequence ATGCCGGAGTTCTCGCTCGACCTGAACGAGGAGCAGCGGGACCTCCGGGACTGGGTGCACGGCTTCGCCAAAGACGTCGTGCGCCCAGCCGCCGGGGAGTGGGACGCCCGCGAAGAGACGCCCTGGCCGCTGATCCAAGAGGCGGCAAAGATCGGGCTCTACGGCTTCGAGTTCCTCGCCAACTGCTGGGCGGACCCGACCGGGATCTCGCTGCCGATCGCCAGCGAGGAGCTTTTCTGGGGTGACGCGGGCATCGGCCTGGCCCTCTTCGGCACCTCCCTGGCGGTCGCCTCGATCTACGGCTCGGGTACGCCGGAGCAGATGGTCGAGTGGGTGCCGCGGTGCTTCGGCACGGTGGACGAGCCGGCGGTGGCGGCGTTCTGCAGCACCGAGCCGGAGGCCGGGTCCGACGTCGGTTCGATGCGCACCCGCGCGGCCTATGACGAGGCCACCGGCGAGTGGGTGCTGAGCGGCCAGAAGGCGTTCGCCACGAACGGCGGGATCGCCGCGGTGCACGTGGTGACCGCCACGGTCGACCCGGACCTGGGCTCGCGCGGGCAGGCGGCGTTCGTCGTACCGCCCGGGACGAAGGGGCTCTCCTCGCCGGGCAAGCTGAAGAAGCTGGGCCTGCGCGCCTCGCACACGGCCGACGTGTTCCTGGATGACGTACGGGTGCCGGGCCGGTGCCTGCTCGGCGGCCGGGATGCCCTGCTCGAACGGCTCGACCGGGCCCGCTCCGGACAGCGAGCCGCCGGGCAGGCCGCGATGCGCACCTTCGAGCTGTCCCGCCCGACCGTGGGCGCGCAGGCGATCGGCGTCGCCCGAGCCGCGTACGAGTACGCCCTGGAGTACGCCCGCGGGCGCGTCCAGTTCGGCCGCCCGATCATCGAGAACCAGGCCGTCGCGTTCGCGCTCGCCGACATGAAGACGGAGATCGACGCCGCGCGCCTGCTGGTGTGGCGGGCCGCGTGGATGGGCCGCAACAACCGCGCCTTCGAGGCCGGCGAGGGCTCGATGTCAAAGCTGAAGGCCGGCGAGGTGGCCGTGGCCGTCACCGAGAAGGCCGTGCAGATCCTCGGCGGGGCGGGCTTCCTGCGCGAGCACCCGGTCGAGCGCTGGTACCGCGACGCGAAGATCTACACGATCTTCGAGGGCACGTCGGAGATCCAGCGTCTGGTGATCTCCCGGGCCATCTCCGGGATGCAGATCAGGTGA
- a CDS encoding MaoC/PaaZ C-terminal domain-containing protein: MAPYLKAAIGLVPVFSRPDHLPDTELERRGVAVDRGRLAGYNRVCGFRLTDALPPTYPHILAFPLATKLMSAANFPFPVVGVVHVANRIEQRRPIDAGETLDLSVRAVDLREHERGRQFDVVATASAGGEEVWRGVSTYLRKERKGGSARGGDRPEPPAPSARWRVQPRAGTDYARVSGDHNPIHTSRLGARLFGFPRPIAHGMWSKARCLAALEGRLPEAYAVDVEFKLPILLPSTVAFSAQPQWTFALHNAGSGKPHLAGTITA, encoded by the coding sequence ATGGCGCCCTACCTCAAGGCCGCGATCGGCCTGGTGCCGGTCTTCTCCCGGCCCGACCACCTGCCCGACACCGAGCTGGAGCGGCGCGGCGTCGCCGTCGACCGGGGCCGGCTCGCCGGCTACAACCGGGTGTGCGGCTTCCGGCTCACCGACGCGCTGCCGCCGACGTACCCGCACATCCTCGCCTTTCCGCTGGCGACGAAGCTGATGTCCGCCGCGAACTTCCCGTTCCCCGTCGTCGGCGTCGTGCACGTGGCCAACCGCATCGAGCAGCGCCGCCCGATCGACGCCGGGGAGACGCTCGACCTGTCGGTCCGGGCCGTCGACCTGCGCGAGCACGAGCGCGGGCGGCAGTTCGACGTCGTCGCCACCGCCTCGGCGGGCGGCGAAGAGGTGTGGCGGGGCGTCTCGACGTACCTGCGCAAGGAGCGTAAGGGCGGGTCCGCGCGCGGCGGCGACCGCCCGGAGCCGCCGGCGCCGTCGGCTCGCTGGCGAGTCCAACCCCGCGCGGGTACGGATTACGCGCGCGTCTCCGGCGACCACAACCCGATCCACACCTCTCGCCTCGGCGCCCGCCTCTTCGGGTTTCCCCGGCCCATCGCGCACGGCATGTGGAGCAAGGCCCGCTGCCTGGCCGCGCTGGAGGGCCGGCTGCCCGAGGCGTACGCCGTGGACGTGGAGTTCAAGCTGCCGATCCTGCTCCCGTCCACCGTGGCCTTCAGCGCTCAGCCACAGTGGACGTTCGCCCTCCACAACGCCGGCTCCGGCAAACCCCACCTAGCCGGCACAATCACCGCCTGA
- a CDS encoding SCP2 sterol-binding domain-containing protein, with protein sequence MTDFDLSDFASVDPKQFAKIVKTAPDSQIKEVMQSDMRGKVLDEVFGRMPSLFRADRAGGTNAVIHWTVTGRPDGGADTYEVVIENGTCTLSPTPERDPKLALTMGPVEFLKVVSGAGNPVMMFMTGKLKAKGDLGLAANIANLFDIPKA encoded by the coding sequence ATGACCGACTTCGATTTGTCCGACTTTGCCAGTGTGGACCCGAAGCAGTTCGCGAAGATCGTCAAGACCGCACCGGACTCACAGATCAAGGAGGTCATGCAGAGCGACATGCGTGGCAAGGTCCTTGACGAGGTGTTCGGCCGGATGCCGTCGCTCTTCCGGGCGGACCGGGCCGGCGGGACCAACGCGGTCATCCACTGGACTGTCACCGGCCGCCCGGACGGCGGCGCCGACACGTACGAGGTCGTGATCGAGAACGGCACCTGCACGCTCTCGCCCACGCCCGAGCGCGACCCCAAGCTGGCGCTGACGATGGGGCCCGTCGAGTTCCTCAAGGTGGTCTCCGGCGCCGGCAACCCGGTGATGATGTTCATGACCGGCAAGCTGAAGGCAAAGGGCGACCTGGGCCTGGCCGCGAACATCGCCAACCTGTTCGACATCCCGAAGGCTTGA
- a CDS encoding TetR/AcrR family transcriptional regulator, with protein sequence MLDAAVRVFSRRGFHAASMDEIADDAGISKPMVYAYLGTKEELFVACLHREGTRLMEAIAEAVAPDLTPDGQLWSGLRAFFRFVGAHRDGWGVLYRQARAQQPFADNLAEMRERMVRVVGVMLAQALAAEGREIRDTDLEVMAYALVGASESLADWLADHPEADPDKTATRMMNVAWLGAAQLLRGDVWHPSGE encoded by the coding sequence ATGTTGGACGCCGCCGTCCGGGTCTTCTCCCGGCGCGGCTTCCACGCCGCGAGCATGGACGAGATCGCCGACGACGCCGGCATCTCCAAACCCATGGTGTACGCCTACCTCGGCACCAAAGAGGAGCTCTTCGTCGCCTGCCTGCACCGCGAGGGCACCCGGCTGATGGAGGCGATCGCCGAGGCCGTCGCGCCCGACCTGACGCCGGACGGGCAGCTGTGGAGCGGGCTGCGGGCCTTCTTCCGGTTCGTCGGCGCGCACCGGGACGGCTGGGGGGTGCTCTACCGGCAGGCGCGCGCCCAGCAGCCGTTCGCCGACAACCTCGCCGAGATGCGCGAGCGCATGGTCAGGGTGGTCGGCGTGATGCTCGCGCAGGCGCTCGCCGCCGAGGGCCGAGAGATCCGCGACACCGACCTGGAGGTCATGGCGTACGCGCTGGTCGGCGCCTCCGAGTCGCTCGCCGACTGGCTGGCGGATCACCCGGAAGCCGACCCCGACAAGACCGCGACCCGGATGATGAATGTGGCCTGGCTCGGCGCCGCCCAACTGCTGCGCGGCGACGTCTGGCACCCATCGGGCGAATAG
- a CDS encoding AMP-binding protein, which translates to MITPFVVATLTRRGLLTPGSPVRVAAQLNALRRWGFSLSGELRQAAARDPDRIAVIDEQRGALTFRTLLGNAERLARALRGTAGVGAGDRIGLLCRNHAGMVEAMIAGNLLGTDTVLVNTGLSPAQLEAVAEEQQLRVLIHDTEFAEKVVAVPATVERIDETRLLALAAGAPPGHLRPPERDGRTIVLTSGTTGTPKGARRRTPSGFGPLVSIIHRIPLHARDRIMIAAPLFHTWGYAALQVAFALRATVVLQRRFEPAGCADLVAQHRVRALFAVPVMLQRLLEAPPPDPNPLRIVAVSGSALPGGLATKFMDAYGEVLYNLYGSTEVSWASIATPANLRKAPQTAGHPPHGTHLAILDPDGQPVPRGQVGRIFVGNEMLFEGYTSGATKESHDGLIATGDLGHVNADALLFVVGREDDMIISGGENVFPSEVENLLAELPQVREVAVIGVPDPEYGQRLAAYLALHPGETLDADAVREYVRRYRARYSVPRDVVFLPYLPRNATGKIVTRNLPR; encoded by the coding sequence GTGATCACACCGTTCGTCGTGGCGACGTTGACCCGGCGTGGGCTACTCACGCCCGGGTCACCGGTCCGGGTGGCTGCCCAGCTCAACGCGCTGCGCCGGTGGGGCTTCAGCCTCTCCGGCGAGCTGCGCCAGGCGGCCGCCCGCGACCCGGACCGGATCGCCGTCATCGACGAACAGCGCGGCGCGCTGACCTTCCGCACCCTGTTGGGCAACGCCGAACGCCTGGCCCGCGCGCTGCGCGGCACGGCCGGGGTCGGCGCGGGCGACCGGATCGGCCTGCTCTGCCGCAACCACGCCGGCATGGTCGAGGCGATGATCGCCGGCAACCTGCTCGGCACCGACACCGTGCTGGTCAACACCGGGCTGTCGCCGGCCCAGCTCGAAGCGGTCGCCGAAGAGCAGCAGCTGCGGGTGCTGATCCACGACACCGAGTTCGCCGAGAAGGTGGTGGCCGTACCGGCCACTGTGGAGCGCATCGACGAGACGCGCCTGCTCGCCTTGGCCGCCGGCGCGCCGCCCGGCCACCTGCGGCCGCCGGAGCGCGACGGCCGGACGATCGTGCTCACCTCCGGCACCACCGGCACGCCCAAGGGCGCGCGCCGCCGTACGCCCAGCGGCTTCGGGCCGCTCGTCTCGATCATCCACCGCATCCCGCTGCACGCCCGCGACCGCATCATGATCGCCGCGCCGCTCTTCCACACCTGGGGGTACGCCGCGCTTCAGGTCGCGTTCGCCCTGCGGGCCACCGTCGTGCTGCAGCGCCGCTTCGAGCCCGCCGGCTGCGCCGACCTGGTGGCCCAGCATCGGGTACGCGCGCTCTTCGCCGTACCGGTGATGCTGCAGCGGCTGCTGGAGGCGCCGCCGCCCGACCCGAACCCGCTGCGCATCGTCGCGGTCAGCGGTTCCGCCCTCCCCGGCGGCCTGGCCACGAAGTTCATGGACGCGTACGGCGAGGTGCTCTACAACCTCTACGGCTCCACCGAGGTCTCCTGGGCGTCCATCGCCACCCCCGCCAACCTGCGCAAGGCACCGCAGACCGCCGGCCACCCGCCGCACGGCACCCACCTGGCGATCCTCGACCCGGACGGCCAGCCGGTCCCCCGCGGCCAGGTCGGGCGGATCTTCGTGGGCAACGAGATGCTCTTCGAGGGGTACACGTCCGGCGCGACCAAGGAGTCGCACGACGGCCTGATCGCCACCGGCGACCTCGGCCACGTCAACGCCGACGCCCTGCTCTTCGTCGTGGGCCGCGAAGACGACATGATCATCTCGGGCGGCGAAAACGTCTTCCCCTCCGAGGTGGAAAACCTGCTCGCCGAGCTTCCGCAGGTGCGCGAGGTCGCGGTGATCGGCGTCCCGGATCCCGAGTACGGCCAGCGCCTGGCCGCCTACCTCGCCCTGCACCCAGGCGAGACGCTCGACGCCGACGCGGTACGCGAGTACGTCCGCCGCTACCGCGCCCGCTACTCCGTACCGCGCGACGTGGTCTTCCTCCCGTACCTCCCGCGCAACGCCACCGGCAAGATCGTCACCCGCAACCTCCCCCGCTGA